The Myxococcales bacterium genomic sequence GGGCGCCGAGAGCCTGATCCCGCTCGTCGATCGCGTGATCGATCGGTCGGCCTCGCAGGGCGTGCGCGAGGTGGTGATCGCCATGGCCCACCGCGGGCGCCTCAACATGTTGACCACGGCGCTCGGTAAGCCGGCCGCGGAGGTCTTCGCCGAGTTCCTCGACAAGGCCAGCGCCATTCAGTGGGATCCAGGCGGAGACGTGAAGTACCACCTCGGATACTCGACCGATCGGCAGACTCCGAGCGGCAAGGTGCACATCTCGCTCGGCTTCAACCCAAGCCACCTCGAAGCGGTCAACACCGTGGTTCAAGGGCGCGTGCGCGCCAAGCAGGATCGTATGGGCGACAAGGATCGCTCACGCGGCTTGCCCATCCTGATCCACGGCGACGCGGCGTTCGCAGGGCAGGGCGTGATCTACGAGGCCTTCAACATGTCGGGCCTCGACGCGTACAACGTGGGCGGAACCATCCACATCGTGGTGAACAACCAGATCGGCTTCACCGCCTCGCCCGACAAGACCTACTCCACGACCTACTCCACCGACGTGGGCCGCATGCTCCAGGTGCCCATCTTGCACGTGAACTCGGAAGATCCCGAGGCGGTCGCGCAGGTGGTGGACGTGGCGGTGGACTTCCGGCAGCGCTTTCACCGCGACGTCATCATCGACATGTGGTGCTACCGCAAGCTTGGCCACAACGAGGGCGACGAGCCGAGCTACACCCAGCCGCTCATGTACCGCCGGATCGCCACCAAGAAACCCGTGCGCGAGGCGTACGTCGAGCACTTCGCAAACTCCGACCCCGGGGGCGAGGTGCCGATTCGGTTGGAAGACGCCGAGGCCGCGGCGGCGCGCAAGCGCCTCGAGCTCGAAGAGGCGCTCGAGACCGCAAAGAGCCTGCAGCAGCCGCCGATCCCCAGCACCTTCGCTGGCATCTGGTCCCGGGTGCGCGGCGGACGAGAACCCGTCGACAAGCAGATCGAGACGGCCGTGTCGCGCGAGGCGCTCGAGACCGTGGGGGTTTCGCTTTCCTCGGTGCCGACCCGCTTTACGCCGCATCCGAAGCTCAAGCGTCTTTTGGCCATGCGGCGAGAGATGGCCATGGGCGAACGTCCCATCGATTGGGGCATGGGTGAAGCGCTGGCGTTCGGCTCGCTCGTGGGGGAGGGTGTTCGCGTGCGCATGTCGGGCCAGGACGTCCGACGCGGCACCTTCAGCCACCGCCACTCGACGCTCATCGACTACGAGACGGGCGAGGAGTACACCTCGCTCGCCCATCTTTCGGCCGATCAGGGCTCGTTCGAGATCTACGACAGCTTGCTCTCGGAGGCCGGCGTGCTCGGGTTCGAGTACGGCTACAGCCTCGACACACCCGATGGGCTCGTGCTGTGGGAGGCCCAGTTCGGCGACTTCGTCAACGGCGCCCAGGTGATCATCGATCAGTTCCTGGTCTCGTCGGAGGCCAAGTGGCGCCGGGTGAGCGGGCTCGTGATGCTGCTTCCGCATGGCATGGAGGGGCAGGGGCCCGAACACTCGAGCGCCCGGCTCGAGCGCTTCTTGAACATGTCGGTGAACGACAACATTCAGGTCTGCAACCTGACCACGCCGGCGCAGTACTTCCATGTGCTGCGACGCCAGGTGGGACGGCCCTACCGCAAGCCGCTCATCATGATGTCGCCGAAGTCGCTGTTGCGACATCCCGCGGCCGTCTCGCCGCTCGAGGACTTTTACACGGGTCACTTCCAAAACGTGATCCCGGATGCCGACGTGGATCCCGAGAAGGTGACGCGGGTCCTGCTGTGCAGCGGCAAGGTGTACTACGACCTGGCGGCCGCCCGGAAAGAGCATGGCATCGACGATGTGGCCATCATCCGTGTCGAGCAGCTGGCGCCCCTGCGGCTCGACGAGATCCTCGAAGCGCTCTCCGACTACAAGGAAGGCATCGAGTGCATGTGGGTGCAGGAAGAGCACCGAAACATGGGTGCGTGGCACTACATTTATCGCCAGCTTCGTCCCGTGCTGCTTTCGTTTTTCCGGTTTGGCGGTATAAGCCGTCCTGTGTCGGCGTCTCCGGCCACCGGTTCGGCCACGCGCCACAAACTCGAACACGCGCACCTGATCCGGCAGGCCCTGCGCATTCCCCCGCCCAAGTCCTGAGCCCCAGTCGAGCGCACCATGAGCACCACCCAGACGGTCAAAGTTCCTCAGATCGGAGAGTCGGTCACCGAAGTGACCATAGGTACCTGGAAGAAGGCCGAGGGGCAGCAGGTGAACGCCGACGAGGCGCTGGTCGAGGTGGAAAGCGACAAAGCGTCGATGGAGATCCCTTCGCCCGTTTCGGGCGTGTTGCGAAAGATCATGATCGCGCAGGGGGACAGCGCGAAGGTGGGTCAGATCATCGCCGAGATCGAGGCCGGCGCCGAGGCGAGCGCTGCGCCTCCTGCCGCCGAAAGTGCCCCGGCCCCCGAGGCGCCAAAGGCCGCCGAGCCGCCAAGGTCGGTAGCCGCCACGCCGGCCGTGGGCACAGACAAGCCCATGCCCGCCGCGGCTTCGTCAGCCGGCAACGGCGCGCCCGTGAAGGCGTCTCCCGCCGTTCGCCGCATGATGGCCGAACACAACCTTGCGCCGGCGGCCGTTCACGCCACCGGTCCTGCCGGTCGCATCGAACGTGAAGACGTGGTGCGGGCCACGCAGCCTGCCCCGCCCGTGGACGTGGTGGGTGGGCCTGCACGGCGCACCGGCGCGGGGGCCCCACGGAGCCGGGCCGATGTGGAGCGCGTGGTGCCGATGACGCCGCTGCGCAAAACGGTGGCCCGTCGCCTGCTCGAGGCGCAGCAAAACGCGGCGATCCTGACCACCTTCAACGAAGTGAACATGGAGAGCGTGATGTCGTTGCGGAAGCGCTACCAGGATTCGTTCCTGGCGCGCCACGGCATCAAGCTGGGCTTCATGTCCTTTTACGTCAAGGCCGTGGTGGAGGCGCTCAAGGCCTTCCCGATCGTGAACGCCGAGGTCCGTGGCACGGACATCATCTACAAGGACTACTTCGACATCGGCGTGGCCGTAGGCGGCGGCCGGGGTCTGGTGGTGCCCGTGGTGCGCGACGCCCACCGGCTTTCGCTGGCCGAGATCGAAAAGACCGTGGCCGAGCTGGCAACGCGTGCCCGCGACAACAAGCTTGCGCTCGAGGAGCTTCAGGGGGGAAGCTTCACCATCAGCAACGGCGGCATTTACGGATCGTTGCTCTCGACGCCCATCTTGAACCCGCCCCAAAGCGGCATCTTGGGGCTGCACGCCATTCAAGATCGTCCCGTGGCGGTCAACGGCCAGGTCGTGATCAAGCCCATGATGTACCTGGCCCTGTCTTACGATCACCGGATCGTCGACGGGCGCGAGGCGGTCTCCTTCCTCAAGCGGGTCAAGGAGTGCATCGAGGATCCCGAGCGTTTGCTCATCGAGGTGTGAGCACGGCCGCGGGCCCGCTCAGGGGGCCGGCGGGGGTTTGCGGAGGGTGTCGGCTTCGGTCACACCCCCCAAAACTTCGATTTTGAGACCGTCCGAGAGCCCTACCTCGATCGGCCGACGCTGGGCGGGGCCCTCGCCCTTCACCACCTCGACGTGTGGCTTGCCCTTCTCGAACACGAGGAAACTCTCCGAGACCGCCAAAACGTTGGTGCGGCGCTCGAGAACGATGTTCGCATTGGCGCTGTAGCCCGCGCGTACCGTGACGCCCTTGGGAGCTGAAAAGGCGGCCTCGATCTCGAACTCGGTGGTGCCGGCAGTCAGCTTGACCACGCTCTTGGGGGCCACGAACTGCAGCGTGCCCTCGAAGGTGGAATCGTTGAGCGCACCGATGACGATCTGCACGGGCATGCCGGCCTTCAGCTTGCCCACCTCGGACTCGTCCACGGTGCCCTTGAAGATCATGTCACTCATGTCGGCGACGAAGGCCACCGTGGTGCCCGGGTTGAAGCTGTTGGCGTTGATCACCGAGCTGCCCACCTTGACCGGGATGGACAGCACGGTGCCGTCGACGGTGCTCTCGATGAGGGTGGGCGCCCCGCGGGTCTGCTTCAGCGCGCCCGCGCGCAGCAGCTGAACGCGGCTGCGGGCGGTGTTCATCTCCTCGACAGCCAGCTCGTGCTCGGCCTGGAAACGGTCCAGCTCGGCCGCGGCCAGGTTTCCCTGGGCCGCCAGAGGCACAACGCGATCGAGGTCGCGCTTGGCCCGCTCTTCCCGCAGCACGGCTGACTTGAAGCGCAGCTCGGCTTCGTTGAGTCCGACGGGATCCACGATGATCTCCACCTCGCCTACGACGTCGCCCTTTTTGACTTCATCGCCCGGCTTGACGAAGAGGTTGCGCAAGATGCCCGCCACCTTGGGTTTGAGCTCCACCTCGCGACGGGGCGAGATGGTGCCGGAGGCCACTGATTTTTTCAGGATCTCCGTGCGAAAGGGCTTCTCCGTTTCCGCCTTGGCCTCCCGCGGACGGGACTTGCTGTAGAGGAACCAGAGGGTGCCGCCCATG encodes the following:
- the odhB gene encoding 2-oxoglutarate dehydrogenase complex dihydrolipoyllysine-residue succinyltransferase; this translates as MSTTQTVKVPQIGESVTEVTIGTWKKAEGQQVNADEALVEVESDKASMEIPSPVSGVLRKIMIAQGDSAKVGQIIAEIEAGAEASAAPPAAESAPAPEAPKAAEPPRSVAATPAVGTDKPMPAAASSAGNGAPVKASPAVRRMMAEHNLAPAAVHATGPAGRIEREDVVRATQPAPPVDVVGGPARRTGAGAPRSRADVERVVPMTPLRKTVARRLLEAQQNAAILTTFNEVNMESVMSLRKRYQDSFLARHGIKLGFMSFYVKAVVEALKAFPIVNAEVRGTDIIYKDYFDIGVAVGGGRGLVVPVVRDAHRLSLAEIEKTVAELATRARDNKLALEELQGGSFTISNGGIYGSLLSTPILNPPQSGILGLHAIQDRPVAVNGQVVIKPMMYLALSYDHRIVDGREAVSFLKRVKECIEDPERLLIEV
- a CDS encoding 2-oxoglutarate dehydrogenase E1 component, translated to MSEGIPQGMVGQPDAHDWEVSPGNLDWVEALYLAYQNDSAEVDPAWRDAFARVDRGEPLWLAPPAGALSQAPVAVPHVEPGREVNGHGRTNGHTAAPVARPTSAHAEASADITGAARGPAPAASLTLIDDLDDVGAVAAHRARGGKRIRRLIEDYRELGHMAARLDPLDLLDRASNEMRLADYGLGLEDIDTIVKVDDDGGLTSGPLKNVLEHLRETYCRHIGVELAHIHDNELRSWLQHRVEATRNRVFLSRAERLQLLGKVTEAEVFEQFLQTKFLGAKRFSLEGAESLIPLVDRVIDRSASQGVREVVIAMAHRGRLNMLTTALGKPAAEVFAEFLDKASAIQWDPGGDVKYHLGYSTDRQTPSGKVHISLGFNPSHLEAVNTVVQGRVRAKQDRMGDKDRSRGLPILIHGDAAFAGQGVIYEAFNMSGLDAYNVGGTIHIVVNNQIGFTASPDKTYSTTYSTDVGRMLQVPILHVNSEDPEAVAQVVDVAVDFRQRFHRDVIIDMWCYRKLGHNEGDEPSYTQPLMYRRIATKKPVREAYVEHFANSDPGGEVPIRLEDAEAAAARKRLELEEALETAKSLQQPPIPSTFAGIWSRVRGGREPVDKQIETAVSREALETVGVSLSSVPTRFTPHPKLKRLLAMRREMAMGERPIDWGMGEALAFGSLVGEGVRVRMSGQDVRRGTFSHRHSTLIDYETGEEYTSLAHLSADQGSFEIYDSLLSEAGVLGFEYGYSLDTPDGLVLWEAQFGDFVNGAQVIIDQFLVSSEAKWRRVSGLVMLLPHGMEGQGPEHSSARLERFLNMSVNDNIQVCNLTTPAQYFHVLRRQVGRPYRKPLIMMSPKSLLRHPAAVSPLEDFYTGHFQNVIPDADVDPEKVTRVLLCSGKVYYDLAAARKEHGIDDVAIIRVEQLAPLRLDEILEALSDYKEGIECMWVQEEHRNMGAWHYIYRQLRPVLLSFFRFGGISRPVSASPATGSATRHKLEHAHLIRQALRIPPPKS
- a CDS encoding efflux RND transporter periplasmic adaptor subunit; the protein is MKRSFPIVIALLIVLLMGGTLWFLYSKSRPREAKAETEKPFRTEILKKSVASGTISPRREVELKPKVAGILRNLFVKPGDEVKKGDVVGEVEIIVDPVGLNEAELRFKSAVLREERAKRDLDRVVPLAAQGNLAAAELDRFQAEHELAVEEMNTARSRVQLLRAGALKQTRGAPTLIESTVDGTVLSIPVKVGSSVINANSFNPGTTVAFVADMSDMIFKGTVDESEVGKLKAGMPVQIVIGALNDSTFEGTLQFVAPKSVVKLTAGTTEFEIEAAFSAPKGVTVRAGYSANANIVLERRTNVLAVSESFLVFEKGKPHVEVVKGEGPAQRRPIEVGLSDGLKIEVLGGVTEADTLRKPPPAP